From one Asterias amurensis chromosome 10, ASM3211899v1 genomic stretch:
- the LOC139942665 gene encoding uncharacterized protein, with the protein MGACPGDENEHAKYVNSGNEWKVNRPIYRLPGICLLLAALLCFLLATKIEMDICTLIEAGKSFGLSGKELMDFVQKQKDKLAREERAHQLEIRRQDQQILDTKIQFEKVRAEVKEQGQSKSSVENGVSRQKARTPKLPTFNDSKDDLDAYLKRYERYATSQDWCQEDWAINLSALLTGKALEVYSRLPTDEASNYQKLKSSLLKRFQLTADGFRLKLRTAKPEGGESGLQFATRLANYLLRWIDLAEAEKTFEGVCDLLLREQFTAGCSRELALFLKERQPKTIATMATIAEQYLEARGGMFGNPVTSRNPNQRSDTMTKRIEPRTVQSHVVPQGSSSNVSSYKPLVTCYICHKHGHMAKDCCSCKTKDHQEKTETVACMVVNKVSLPGACCNGQNIDQVTLKCGHFLPIMSAACSDKIFKKMPVTSGRVGKHTVSVLRDSGCSGVVIRHDLVSDDQLTGEIKTCVLIDGTARQVPVALVTVSTPFFTGETEALCMTKPVYDLIIGNVTGARSPDDPDESWTRTTAPVCAVQTRAQTKSLEKAFHPLKVPKPMNDIVTADSLQKAQEEDVSLHRPRELAENQLEKVSRNQATSFFFYRNGLLFRRFQAPNVEHGDVFEQVVVPQKYRSQVMRMAHETLLGGHQGPKKTTDRVLTNFFWPGITADITRYCRSCDVCQRTVPKGRKHVTDIYLPSLTMPHDIPKLYHSLVSKLNVLQKP; encoded by the exons ATGGGGGCTTGTCCGGGAGATGAAAACGAACATGCCAAGTATGTAAACTCAGGAAATGAATGGAAAGTGAATAGACCGATTTATAGATTACCAGGGATCTGTTTGTTATTGGCTGCTTTATTATGCTTTTTGCTAGCGACAAAAATTGAAATGGACATCTGCACACTAATTGAGGCTGGCAAGAGTTTCGGGTTGAGTGGTAAAGAGTTGATGGACTTTGTGCAAAAGC AGAAAGATAAACTAGCTAGAGAAGAGAGGGCTCACCAATTGGAAATTCGTAGGCAAGACCAACAGATTTTGGACACAAAGATACAATTTGAGAAAGTTAGGGCTGAAGTAAAAGAACAAGGTCAAAGCAAATCGTCTGTAGAAAATGGTGTTAGTAGACAAAAAGCAAGAACTCCTAAATTGCCAACCTTTAATGACAGCAAAGATGATTTAGACGCATATTTGAAACGATATGAAAGATATGCAACTAGTCAAGACTGGTGTCAAGAAGATTGGGCTATTAATTTGAGTGCATTGTTAACAGGAAAAGCTCTTGAAGTTTATTCTAGACTACCCACAGATGAAGCAAGCAATTACCAGAAGCTGAAGTCATCATTGTTGAAACGGTTCCAGCTTACAGCAGATGGGTTCCGCTTGAAACTTCGAACAGCCAAACCAGAAGGGGGAGAGAGCGGACTTCAGTTTGCCACACGACTGGCGAACTACCTACTTCGATGGATCGACCTAGCAGAGGCAGAGAAAACCTTTGAGGGTGTGTGTGATCTCCTGCTCCGAGAACAGTTTACAGCTGGATGTAGTCGTGAGTTAGCTCTTTTTCTTAAAGAACGACAGCCTAAAACCATTGCCACTATGGCTACTATTGCCGAACAATATCTTGAAGCTCGTGGTGGTATGTTTGGGAACCCTGTTACTTCTCGTAATCCAAATCAGAGAAGTGATACAATGACTAAGAGGATAGAACCTAGAACTGTACAATCACACGTAGTTCCACAGGGGTCATCATCAAATGTTTCTTCATACAAACCTTTGGTTACTTGCTATATCTGTCATAAACATGGTCATATGGCAAAAGACT GTTGTTCTTGTAAAACTAAGGACCATCAAGAGAAAACTGAAACTGTTGCTTGTATGGTTGTTAACAAAGTATCATTGCCAGGAGCATGCTGTAATGGACAAAACATTGATCAAGTAACTCTCAAATGTGGTCATTTCCTACCAATTATGAGTGCTGCATGTAGTGACAAGATTTTCAAGAAGATGCCAGTTACTTCGGGAAGAGTTGGTAAACACACAGTGTCTGTCCTCAGAGATAGCGGATGCAGTGGTGTCGTCATCAGGCATGATCTTGTCAGTGATGATCAACTTACTGGTGAGATAAAGACCTGCGTTCTTATCGACGGAACCGCCAGGCAAGTTCCTGTTGCCTTGGTGACCGTGAGTACTCCGTTCTTCACAGGGGAAACTGAAGCATTGTGTATGACTAAACCAGTTTATGATCTTATAATAGGAAATGTTACAGGTGCACGCTCTCCAGATGATCCAGATGAATCTTGGACTCGTACTACAGCCCCTGTCTGTGCTGTCCAAACTCGAGCCCAAACAAAGTCTCTTGAGAAGGCGTTTCATCCACTGAAGGTGCCAAAGCCGATGAATGACATAGTGACAGCTGACAGTCTACAGAAAGCCCAAGAAGAAGATGTTAGTCTCCATCGACCCAGAGAACTTGCAGAAAACCAGTTGGAGAAGGTTAGTCGGAATCAGGCAACGTCATTTTTCTTCTATCGAAATGGATTGTTGTTCAGGCGATTCCAGGCTCCAAATGTTGAACATGGTGACGTCTTCGAACAAGTTGTTGTTCCTCAGAAGTACCGATCACAAGTAATGCGCATGGCTCATGAAACATTATTGGGAGGACATCAAGGGCCTAAGAAGACCACAGACAGAGTACTTACCAATTTCTTCTGGCCTGGTATAACAGCTGATATAACACGTTACTGCAGATCATGTGAcgtttgtcaaagaacagttcCTAAGGGTAGG AAACACGTAACAGATATATACTTACCATCATTGACTATGCCACACGATATCCCGAAGCTATACCACTCCCTAGTATCGAAGCTGAACGTGTTGCAGAAGCCCTAG